The sequence below is a genomic window from Carassius gibelio isolate Cgi1373 ecotype wild population from Czech Republic chromosome A17, carGib1.2-hapl.c, whole genome shotgun sequence.
CAAGTGACATTTGTTCCTAATTAAATGCTGCACTTGTTGAAGCACTTCTCGTGGAGAGGGGCTTGCATCCACGATGATGCAGGCAGGATTCTGGATTCTCTTGTAAGCTTCCTCCACTCTGAAAACAAGGAGCAATTTGTCATAAATGCTAACTGTCTTTATAATATGATTGCATTGAAACACAATAGAAAACTTAAAACTTGGCTAGTACAGGCATCTTCCTCAGGAAACAGAGCCTTTGTATTTCACATGTGTTCTTGTAACGCAAAAGTAAAGATAAATCAcaattttttacttaatatttaatatttacaaatatttgtttacatcTGATGAACAAATTTGCATTCTTAATAGAATACACACTacctttcaaatgtttgggattggtaatttataaattattttagtttttgaaagaagtcatcACGGCTGCATTTCTTTGGTCATGAATACAGTAAAACTAgtaacattacacacacacacacacacacacagatatatatatatatatatatatatatatatataggctatatatatatatatatatatatatatatatatatatatatatatataggctatatatatttacattcagttgaaatagaaatgtaaaagtctttaatgcatccttgcagaatgaaagaattttcttttttttttaatcttcctgactccaaacctttgaacggtaatgtatacaataaaaaaaattaaataaaaattaagctaAAAATTTTGCAGTTGGCACCAAATTAGTTTCAAAGAGAAATTCCATTATTAATTATCAATAATGTTTCATATaaagttatttctttttttccatagtAAAGTTTCATTTAAGACACTTTAAGACAGGCATTTTCTGTCACAAATGGCGTCATTACCTGAAAATCCCCTAGAAGTAGCTATTGAAGTTTACTATGGAGTATTTAGGCCAGCTGGTGCACAACCAGTCTAGAGATGTACAACAACATCCGATAACATTATAGGGTATGTTGGGATGTTCCTGAAAAACACCCTCACATTTAACAAGTTGACCTACTTAAGTCTGAAGAGCTGATTGATCTCTAGCTCAGCCTCCTCGACGGTCTTGTCCTGTCCCCTGTCCCTGAGTCTTCTCAGTCTTTCTTCTGGACTGACAGTGAGGAGCAGCACCAGGTTTGGTTGGAGCAAGTCTTCTGGCCACTGGTAGAGCTCTGAGCCTGGCTTTGGGAGGTTGTCAACTCTTCCACCAACTGCTGTGGCAATGGCATACGCTGCTGTGCTGTGCCAGTACCTAACAGAGACAACAagacaatcaataaataaatacaaactttttAAGGGTTATCTATAATTGTGCTAAAGTAGAGACACTGCTACTTACTTTTCCTACCAGTGAAATATGTGTGTTAAGTAATATTTTGTGAAACATTTCTAGTGAACCAggtttgttaaagggatagtccatttTAGATACCTTAATCCTACCCCATAACTAAATTTAACAGCTATTAATAAACAACAAATTAGGAGTgtattgagggaaaactcttaattaatagtgaatatgtgttccctgttctaaagtgttaccgactttctttcttcagatgaacacaaaGAAAGATTTTTAGACAAATAATCTACAGTATCTCTGTAAATCCACATAATCCAGGTGAACATGACCTAAAAATGTGATTCTTCAAAAACCACACAAAGCAAACCCGCCGGTAATCCATCCGACCCTAGTGGATGAATCATTGCCTCCTGAAGCAAAAGAAAAATACtaatgtttaaaagtttttttcgCTTCTGGTCAACTGTCAGACATGTGTCAAATgaaatcttcatttgtgttgcacagaagaaagaaagtcatatacctGTACATCTGGGAtggcatgaaggtgagtaaacgatgagACAGTTGatttaaattatcaaaaaatattagaaataaaaatgtttcaaatgattTATTTCCCTGTACTGTCCATAACTGTTGCAACACTCAAGATACAAATATGTCAATGGGGTGGTACTAGTACTAAAAGGTCAAttttttgtaccttatttatgCCTAAATTGTACATATTAGTAAAGGCGCATAATACTACGTCAAAAGTCCGCAAGTGTATTAGTACCTTAGCTTTAGCTACTGTACTTTAGTTTACTGCCTCAGGGACAGCTTTGTTCCTTTTTCTGatagtatattacatttttattttgtttatgcacctgtaaaacatatttttaactttattcattttattttgcataaattcATCTGTTTAATTTAATGCTGATTCCCTAATCAATATCCTCCTTGTTTTTGTGCCATATACTGTAGATACCACTCTGTTTACAAACATATCTGTAATAAATCAATATCAATCAGTATTCCTATATAATGAAAATACcctcaaataaacatttatggtTGACTGAGCCTCAATTTCCACAAATCCAGCTTTAAAATAGATATTTGCGACACTCCCATACGGCCCACAGCTCTGCCCATACAGCAGCTGAATCATGTGAGTATATTTGTGGCGCACACATCTCTACCTGTCCACTATGACGGGAGCCCTCAGGGACTCTTTCCCGATGTGGGCAGCAGTGATGTAGTTCCCCAGAGCGTAAAAGGCCCTGCGGATGAGGGGTGGTTCTGAGTCAAAGCGCTGTCTGAAAGGAGCCAGGCACTGGGGAGGAGATTTCAGCAGAGTAGCATTCAGAGACTCCCGCAGGGCTTCTGTGAGAGTAGTCTTACCTGGGTACATGGAGAAATCAGGGAAACACATAGACAGAAGTCAACAGAATTTTTAAGTGCTCACTATTTGTTTGTGCATGCTTTTTATCATATTTCTACCTATGAATTTGCTTGgtgaaaaatattgtgtttgacAGCATACTTTTTAATTAGCTAAACAAAGTATTTGTCAAAGGCTCAGTGTTGACCTGTGGCATCCAGTCCCTCGATCACAATGACAGGAAATGCATCACCCCTGCTGGTCTCCAACTGTTCGTCTACAAGCTTCAGCACTTCCTTTGACTCAGGGATAATTTCAGTGCACTGGAAAGGGCAGAAAGATGTATTGCAAAATTCAAGCGTGATATGCATGGTTGTTGTCCACAACAGAAATACTGTAGCCAAAGCACAATAAAGGTCCATAGgcccaaatataaaattaaataaataaaaacttttgggAAGTCTGGTCAAGTCATTCATTTTGGATAAAACAGCATCCAAAATGGTATGCTAAGGGAAGAAGTGCAgagattaaaaaaacattaaaaagagtaatgttgtgaaatatcattgcaatttaaaataactattttctagtTCAGTTTATTATAAAATACCATTTATTCAtgcaatggcaaagctgaatttttggcaGCCATTACTatagtcttcagcgtcacatgatccttcagaaataattcatgccccaaaaatattcttgttattatcaatatggaaacagttgtgctgcttaaaatgttTTGTGGAAATCGGGAATTCTGAATTCTATGATGCATTTTTAACATAAATCGAGCATCGGGCTAGTTCAGACAGGCCATGTCAGTCAATCTTGCATCAGCTGACGATCAGCTGTCCTTGAGGTATACCAGAACCAGTTTCAACACTTCTCACAGAAGTCTATTTAAATTCTCCATGCATCCCAACACCTCCTAGCTGGGATCTAAATTATAATCTGATATCTGTTTGAGGttgaatatatataatgaaaataaaaagtcagtaaaaataaatataatgctttAAAATCCTAACATACTGTACCTCCCGAAGAACCTCATAGGCGTCATTCATGCAGTAGTAGACATCAGAGCTCGTGATGTTCAGTGTGGACGGGTGAcgctctgctgctgctgcaggtGTGACGTACTGCCTCACTGACTCCtccacttgattgacaggtgaccACAGCTCCTGCCAGCAGTACTGACCCTCGCGCTTGTATGaaaacacacatactgatttACTCTGCTGCAACGTCTTCAGTACGTCCTCCGAAAGGCTTGTAGTGGATTTGTCTCGTATAAAAAATCCCTTATCGACGCTGTTTTTGACGTCCGGTATGAAAGCGGACGCTTCAAAAACATCGCAGTCGCGCGACAGAGCGACGGACAGCTTGTGTTTTATTTCGGCGTGCGTTCGCGCTTTCTCAGTTCTGCTGTCACTGTGGACATGAAGCGAGAAGAGTTTCTCATCGCCTCCAAAGAGCTGCTGATGAGCCTGATGAAGCTCTTGCGGGGTTGAGCTCAGCGTGAAATAAAGAGGTTCAGTGCGTAGGTCAAACTCCACCGCGAACACACGCGAACACAGCTGTCCACAGCGAAACATCGCTCTTTTCAGCATCATGAACCGTATTACATATTAAGTACGTAGCATATACAGAGAAATATCAATCTTACTGATCTGGAGGACAGCGCTTGCTGAAAAACGAAACTAACCTATACGTTCCCCGAAAACGAAAGACAACTGTTTACGTAAACAAGCCCGAGCTGACTGGGTCTATCAAGCGAGATAGCAACAGTGCAGGGTGCAATCATTTGCgtgttaataattaaactagGAAATATTTTATTGCAGTTGCTTTTAAATAATCACAAGCAGCCTTAATAATAATAAGCGATGACTGAGCAGTAAGTGTTCAGTGTAAATTTGAATTTCCTGTAATATGCTAGCTGGAACCAGACGATCAAGATTGGTTGGTTTCAGGTTTATTGATCATATTTGAATGCCTGAGCGGTGAGGACTTTGTTGTTATAATCTGCAGCCATAGCAACTGTTGCAACAGGAGCAGAATTTGGACTCTTAGGTTTCGTTTCTGTAGTTGTTGGACAATCCGGTTCCAGACTAGCAATCATTTCCCCAGAACaagtaaatatatcaaatcaaAGGCTTAATGGATATGCCTGTTTAGCCTGTTATTCGTAGGCTGCTGTTGTCGTTGTTAATAGTTTATGTTGAAATGTTAGGACAGGGACAGTTCTTCCAGATGACTGGATGAAACGCCACGCCCGTGTTGGACTCGGCTGGCAGTGTTTATCTTTCGTTTTACAGTTCCACAAGCAAGAAACGAAACTTAGAAAAACATCTTGGGACTGCCCCGTATATAAAGGGACATGAGTGCTCTGAACGTCAGTTTCTGCACACCGTCAACATGTTGACATCAAACCAAGTTGGTTTTGCTGCAATGTTAATGCAATTTTGTTTCAAGAATGTCAACAGCTTCTTAGCAGCCCTTTTGGGATGGATTTTGCGGGTGTCTGGCACGCAGATGCAACATACGCCTGTTGGAAACATCAGTCGCCCGAAGACTGGCACCAAAGAGCAGAAAGAGGGCTCCAGCACTCAGCTGACTAGAACTCCAAGCAGTGTAAACTACCACTTTACCCGGCAGTGCAATTACAAATGCGGCTTTTGCTTCCACACTGCGAAGACATCTTTCGTCCTGCCCATTGAAGAAGCAAAGCGAGGCTTACGACTTCTCAAAGAAGCAGGTAGGCTATCTGCATTTAACTGACAAACGTAGCTtacaatagattttatttatttatttttcggcTACTTAATTTCTAATAATGATGATgcttaaaactgatttaaaaaattacattacaaaacgTAAAATTTTTGTCTTAATGCTGAATGTCATTTTTATTCGCaaacttttttaatattattgatatGTTTTAGGAATGGAAAAGATCAACTTCTCGGGCGGAGAGCCCTTCATTCACGAGAAAGGCAATTTTCTGGGAGAGTTGGTGCGATATTGCAAGCAGGAGCTGCAGCTGCCCAGCGTCAGCATCGTGAGCAACGGCAGTCTGATCAGAGAAACCTGGTTCCAGAAATACGGTGAGAATCATTCATGACCAGCAGAGGGCGGCGGAGATTGAAGTTACACATATAGCCAATATATAGAAAAAATCTAATGAacttttttgttttccaaaacagTAGCAGCAGTCCaccactgcactttcatgtcaatGCCTTTTTGTCACTATGCACTACATTTTTTGTTTCAGGTCATTGCGTGCAATGACATACAGTGAGATCTTATTTGAAGTGATTTTATCtaactattaataattattttattgctgcACATGAGAATGACCAAACTTGTCATGCCCTTTAGGCCtatgacacaaaataaaataaataaataaataaaataaaggtgatTTAACTGACAGAGTGTATGAAAGGTAAAATAGTTGTGAAGAATGGccatcctaaaaaataaaaaaataaataaagtgataagacaaaaataaaaagtttggtgtctgtaagtaaggatgcattcaattgatcaaaagtgaaagtaaaagacatttctaatgttatatatatatatatatatatatatatatatatatatatatatatatatatatatatataaaaacatttcaaataattcattaaatatcaTTAAAGAATCTTGAATGTGTCTCcaacaaaatattaagcaacacctATCAACTATCTTTAACATTAATAACAAGaaaggtgacactgaagactggattaatgatcattaattaaatgtcatcgcaggtaataaataacattttgaaatatattaaaatagaaaacagttattttaaattgaaataatatttgattgttttacttttgttgttgttttgatcaaataaataattacactctTTGGAAAAAAATCTCACAGAccacaaacttttaaactgtatatTAACTAAACAGAATATATACATTGTTTAATACATTACAGGAAAATACTTTGTTATATCAAAGGTATTTACATATGTTGACAAAATTGCtcaatttttatttgtttctgtattttatagGTGACTACTTGGACATCCTGGCCATATCTTGTGACAGTTTTAACGAGGACACCAATAAAGTCATAGGTCGAGGTCAGGGCAAGAAGAGTCACCTGGACAAACTACATCAAGTTCAGAACTGGTGCCGGGAATATAAGGTGGCTTTCAAAATCAACTCAGTTATCAATACCTACAATGTGGATGAAGATATGACCGAGCAGATCAATACTCTGAACCCAGTGCGCTGGAAGGTATATAGTTACTTCCTTTCCTACAGACACTATCATTTTAACCAGGCTGCTGAGCATGTGTTTAAGGCTGTAATGCAATGTACACGCAGGTCTTCCAGTGTCTGCTAATTGAAGGTGAAAACGCAGGGGAGAACAGCCTCCGCGAGGCCGAGAAATTCATCATTAGCGATCAGCAATTCCAAGACTTCCTGGATCGCCACCAGAGCGTGAAGTGTCTGGTTCCAGAGTCCAATCAAAAGGTAATTTTGAGGAACAGAACCCATACTTTAGCTCAATTCAGATCGCCATTTCAAAGTAGCTTACAATTTGGAAAATAAAGTGGTGTAAATTTTTGAGTAATACAGCAATAAACTTTCAGTTTCAATTCATTACCAAAGCTTTTACGACTTATAAGTGAGCACAACgagatttgaatttaaataaaaataggccTGGGACTTGAATATACTGCTAACTTGATATGAATTGTTTACTTACTtactttcttttacagatgagAGACTCTTACCTGATTCTTGATGAATATGTAAGTGGTTTCATATTTTCTTCTCAGCATCCATTAATCTCATTAACGTGTGaaggattttttatatatatattcgattatgttgtcatatttatttatttttatattagattACACTTTTATTGCAGTTTAAATTATTCTGTGAAATTACATTATGCTATCATATCAGTAGCCGAGGGATTATGGATAGGAATATAATAAGGCCTGCAGTAATTTGCCTCATTCCAGGATTCAAATTACTTTTCCCTCCCTTGATAATCTCTGATCTCTattaataatcatgctgtctacgCTACATCATCAGAAAGAGCAATCAtcatgaatagattttttttaatcttgcatATCTGATGCCGCAGATGCGCTTCTTGGATTGCCGAGAGGGGAGGAAAGATCCGTCAAAGTCAATTCTGGATATCGGTGTAGAAGAGGCCATCAAGTTTAGTGGTTTTGATGAGAAGATGTTCCTCGTAAGAGGGGGGAAATATGTGTGGAGCAAAGCTGATATGAAACTGGACTGGTGAACTGTCtcagtattgctgtttttactctgTTTTTACATTGAGACTTGGtctaatttataaatgtaaaatatatggtAATAAACAATTGTACAGTGTAGTTacataagcttaaaaaaaaagctgGTTGGATACATTGGTGTATAAATGTctgtttttcagtatttttatgaGATTCTACTGCACTGAAATGCTTGCATATATAGATTATTAT
It includes:
- the LOC127933326 gene encoding UMP-CMP kinase 2, mitochondrial-like, translated to MMLKRAMFRCGQLCSRVFAVEFDLRTEPLYFTLSSTPQELHQAHQQLFGGDEKLFSLHVHSDSRTEKARTHAEIKHKLSVALSRDCDVFEASAFIPDVKNSVDKGFFIRDKSTTSLSEDVLKTLQQSKSVCVFSYKREGQYCWQELWSPVNQVEESVRQYVTPAAAAERHPSTLNITSSDVYYCMNDAYEVLRECTEIIPESKEVLKLVDEQLETSRGDAFPVIVIEGLDATGKTTLTEALRESLNATLLKSPPQCLAPFRQRFDSEPPLIRRAFYALGNYITAAHIGKESLRAPVIVDRYWHSTAAYAIATAVGGRVDNLPKPGSELYQWPEDLLQPNLVLLLTVSPEERLRRLRDRGQDKTVEEAELEINQLFRLKVEEAYKRIQNPACIIVDASPSPREVLQQVQHLIRNKCHLKTNNQLSTRRDQKPCNLSTHH
- the LOC127933327 gene encoding radical S-adenosyl methionine domain-containing protein 2; this encodes MLTSNQVGFAAMLMQFCFKNVNSFLAALLGWILRVSGTQMQHTPVGNISRPKTGTKEQKEGSSTQLTRTPSSVNYHFTRQCNYKCGFCFHTAKTSFVLPIEEAKRGLRLLKEAGMEKINFSGGEPFIHEKGNFLGELVRYCKQELQLPSVSIVSNGSLIRETWFQKYGDYLDILAISCDSFNEDTNKVIGRGQGKKSHLDKLHQVQNWCREYKVAFKINSVINTYNVDEDMTEQINTLNPVRWKVFQCLLIEGENAGENSLREAEKFIISDQQFQDFLDRHQSVKCLVPESNQKMRDSYLILDEYMRFLDCREGRKDPSKSILDIGVEEAIKFSGFDEKMFLVRGGKYVWSKADMKLDW